A DNA window from Hevea brasiliensis isolate MT/VB/25A 57/8 chromosome 2, ASM3005281v1, whole genome shotgun sequence contains the following coding sequences:
- the LOC110650988 gene encoding V-type proton ATPase 16 kDa proteolipid subunit isoform X1: protein MAPAFSGDETAPFFGFLGAAAALVFSCMGAAYGTAKSGVGVASMGVMRPELVMKSIVPVVMAGVLGIYGLIIAVIISTGINPKAKSYYLFDGYAHLSSGLACGLAGLSAGMAIGIVGDAGVRANAQQPKLFVGMILILIFAEALALYGLIVGIILSSRAGQSRAD, encoded by the exons ATGGCTCCGGCATTCAGCGGCGATGAGACTGCTCCTTTCTTTGGCTTCCTTGGCGCTGCTGCTGCACTTGTTTTCTCCT GCATGGGAGCTGCCTATGGAACCGCTAAGAGTGGGGTTGGTGTGGCGTCCATGGGTGTGATGAGACCCGAGCTGGTGATGAAATCAATTGTGCCTGTGGTTATGGCTGGAGTTTTGGGTATATATGGTTTGATTATTGCTGTGATTATTAGTACCGGAATTAATCCTAAGGCCAAGTCTTATTATCTCTTCGATGGATACGCTCACCTTTCTTCTGGTCTCGCCTGTGGCCTCGCTGGTCTCTCTGCTGGTATGGCAATTGGCATCGTAGGGGATGCAGGTGTTAG AGCCAATGCACAACAGCCGAAGCTTTTTGTTGGGATGATCCTCATTCTCATCTTTGCTGAAGCATTGGCCCTCTATGGCCTTATTGTTGGTATCATCCTCTCCTCCCGTGCTGGTCAATCAAGAGCTGACTAG
- the LOC110650988 gene encoding V-type proton ATPase subunit c2 isoform X2: MAPAFSGDETAPFFGFLGAAAALVFSCMGAAYGTAKSGVGVASMGVMRPELVMKSIVPVVMAGVLGIYGLIIAVIISTGINPKAKSYYLFDGYAHLSSGLACGLAGLSAGMAIGIVGDAGVSTLRLELHFFDVSYGLIIRIIPSLVYLCSGKNESNFG; the protein is encoded by the exons ATGGCTCCGGCATTCAGCGGCGATGAGACTGCTCCTTTCTTTGGCTTCCTTGGCGCTGCTGCTGCACTTGTTTTCTCCT GCATGGGAGCTGCCTATGGAACCGCTAAGAGTGGGGTTGGTGTGGCGTCCATGGGTGTGATGAGACCCGAGCTGGTGATGAAATCAATTGTGCCTGTGGTTATGGCTGGAGTTTTGGGTATATATGGTTTGATTATTGCTGTGATTATTAGTACCGGAATTAATCCTAAGGCCAAGTCTTATTATCTCTTCGATGGATACGCTCACCTTTCTTCTGGTCTCGCCTGTGGCCTCGCTGGTCTCTCTGCTGGTATGGCAATTGGCATCGTAGGGGATGCAGGTGTTAG TACATTGAGGCTGGAGCTACATTTTTTCGACGTATCGTATGGCTTGATTATAAGGATTATCCCAAGTTTGGTTTACTTATGCTCGGGAAAGAATGAGAGCAACTTTGGTTAA